From a single Tursiops truncatus isolate mTurTru1 chromosome 20, mTurTru1.mat.Y, whole genome shotgun sequence genomic region:
- the DHRS11 gene encoding dehydrogenase/reductase SDR family member 11 isoform X1 — MERWRDRLALVTGASGGVGAAVARALVQQGLKVVGCARTVSNIEELAAECKSAGYPGTLMPYRCDLSNEEDILSMFSAVRSQHSGVDICINNAGLARPDTLLSGSTSGWKDMFNVNVLALSICTREAYQSMRERKVDDGHIININSMSGHQVPPQSVAHFYSATKYAVTALTEGLRQELREAQTHIRATCISPGVVETQFAFKLHDKDPEKAAAIYEHMKCLKPEDVAKAVIYVLSTPPHVQIGDIQMRPTEQVT; from the exons ATGGAGCGGTGGCGTGACCGGCTGGCACTGGTGACGGGAGCCTCGGGGGGCGTCGGCGCGGCTGTGGCccgagccctggtccagcagGGACTGAAGGTGGTGGGTTGTGCCCGCACCGTGAGCAACATCGAG GAGCTGGCTGCCGAATGTAAGAGTGCAGGCTACCCCGGGACTTTGATGCCCTACAGATGTGACCTGTCAAATGAGGAGGACATCCTCTCCATGTTCTCGGCGGTCCGCTCTCAGCACAGTGGTGTGGACATCTGTATCAACAACGCTGGCTTGGCCCGGCCTGACACCCTGCTCTCAGGCAGCACCAGCGGTTGGAAGGACATGTTCAAT GTGAACGTGCTGGCCCTCAGCATCTGCACACGGGAAGCCTACCAGTCCATGAGGGAGCGGAAGGTGGATGACGGGCACATCATTAACATCAACAG cATGTCTGGCCACCAAGTGCCACCCCAGTCCGTGGCCCATTTCTACAGTGCTACCAAGTATGCCGTCACTGCGCTGACAGAGGGGCTGAGGCAAGAGCTTCGGGAGGCCCAGACCCACATCCGAGCCACG TGCATCTCTCCAGGAGTGGTGGAGACACAATTCGCCTTCAAACTCCATGACAAGGACCCTGAGAAGGCAGCTGCCATCTATGAACACATGAAG TGTCTCAAACCTGAGGATGTGGCCAAGGCTGTCATCTATGTCCTCAGCACCCCGCCACATGTCCAG ATCGGAGACATCCAGATGAGGCCCACGGAGCAGGTGACCTAG
- the DHRS11 gene encoding dehydrogenase/reductase SDR family member 11 isoform X2, producing MPYRCDLSNEEDILSMFSAVRSQHSGVDICINNAGLARPDTLLSGSTSGWKDMFNVNVLALSICTREAYQSMRERKVDDGHIININSMSGHQVPPQSVAHFYSATKYAVTALTEGLRQELREAQTHIRATCISPGVVETQFAFKLHDKDPEKAAAIYEHMKCLKPEDVAKAVIYVLSTPPHVQVSLALDVHPPEEPDRPQRRRAGRL from the exons ATGCCCTACAGATGTGACCTGTCAAATGAGGAGGACATCCTCTCCATGTTCTCGGCGGTCCGCTCTCAGCACAGTGGTGTGGACATCTGTATCAACAACGCTGGCTTGGCCCGGCCTGACACCCTGCTCTCAGGCAGCACCAGCGGTTGGAAGGACATGTTCAAT GTGAACGTGCTGGCCCTCAGCATCTGCACACGGGAAGCCTACCAGTCCATGAGGGAGCGGAAGGTGGATGACGGGCACATCATTAACATCAACAG cATGTCTGGCCACCAAGTGCCACCCCAGTCCGTGGCCCATTTCTACAGTGCTACCAAGTATGCCGTCACTGCGCTGACAGAGGGGCTGAGGCAAGAGCTTCGGGAGGCCCAGACCCACATCCGAGCCACG TGCATCTCTCCAGGAGTGGTGGAGACACAATTCGCCTTCAAACTCCATGACAAGGACCCTGAGAAGGCAGCTGCCATCTATGAACACATGAAG TGTCTCAAACCTGAGGATGTGGCCAAGGCTGTCATCTATGTCCTCAGCACCCCGCCACATGTCCAGGTGAGTCTGGCCTTGGATGTCCATCCCCCAGAGGAGCCCGACCGTCCCCAGAGGAGAAGAGCAGGGAGGCTttaa
- the MRM1 gene encoding rRNA methyltransferase 1, mitochondrial isoform X2 — protein MALLSAVGGATWHCCGRLLTRPFSQASGRGERPGGEELSRLLLDDLAPTPRPAGGLELLFGLSPCLLALRAARRRVARLLLQAGRSRLQGERAELLRAAEARDIPVLRPSRRKLDVLCRYQVHQGVCMEVSPLRSRPWAEAGEARPGDDPQQLWLVFEGLQDPRNLGAVLRSAHFLGVDKVITSRRNSCPLSPVVSKASAGAMEVMDVFSTDDLAGFLQAKARQGWLVAGTVGCPGPEISLSSEIPITNCLEFLWDRPTLLVLGILLHSICSQRTGFPVEGKREQPLQGPQGPSASSEVPRVAQHPGLSSG, from the exons ATGGCACTGCTCTCGGCCGTCGGGGGCGCGACCTGGCATTGCTGCGGCCGCCTCCTCACGCGTCCTTTCTCCCAAGCGTCGGGGCGTGGGGAGCGGCCTGGCGGGGAGGAGCTAAGCCGCCTGCTCCTGGATGACCTGGCGCCGACTCCGCGGCCGGCCGGGGGGCTGGAGCTTCTGTTTGGCTTGTCCCCGTGTCTCCTGGCTCTGCGGGCCGCCCGCCGACGCGTGGCCCGGCTCCTGCTCCAGGCCGGTAGGTCCAGGCTGCAGGGGGAGCGGGCCGAGCTGCTGCGCGCGGCTGAGGCGCGGGACATCCCGGTTCTGCGGCCCAGTCGGCGGAAGCTGGACGTCCTGTGCCGCTACCAGGTCCACCAGGGCGTCTGCATGGAAGTGAGCCCGCTGCGGTCCCGGCCCTGGGCTGAGGCCGGGGAGGCTCGGCCGGGAGACGAcccccagcagctgtggctcgtcTTCGAGGGGCTACAGGATCCCCGGAATCTTGGGGCCGTGCTGCGCTCCGCTCACTTTCTCGGAGTGGATAAAGTCATCACCAGTCGGAGAAACAG CTGCCCGCTCAGTCCTGTAGTCAGCAAGGCCAGCGCCGGGGCTATGGAGGTGATGGACGTGTTCTCCACTGATGACCTGGCCGGTTTTTTACAG GCCAAAGCCCGGCAGGGCTGGCTCGTGGCTGGCACGGTGGGCTGCCCGGGGCCTGAGATCTCCCTGTCTTCTGAGATCCCCATCACTAATTGCTTGGAGTTCCTCTGGGACCGGCCTACTCTTCTAGTGCTGG GAATTCTTCTTCACTCCATTTGCAGCCAGAGGACGGGTTTCCCggtggaagggaagagagagcaaCCTCTTCAAGGCCCCCAAGGTCCCTCGGCCTCGTCTGAAGTGCCCAGAGTGGCTCAGCACCCAGGACTGTCCTCGGGATGA
- the MRM1 gene encoding rRNA methyltransferase 1, mitochondrial isoform X1 has product MALLSAVGGATWHCCGRLLTRPFSQASGRGERPGGEELSRLLLDDLAPTPRPAGGLELLFGLSPCLLALRAARRRVARLLLQAGRSRLQGERAELLRAAEARDIPVLRPSRRKLDVLCRYQVHQGVCMEVSPLRSRPWAEAGEARPGDDPQQLWLVFEGLQDPRNLGAVLRSAHFLGVDKVITSRRNSCPLSPVVSKASAGAMEVMDVFSTDDLAGFLQAKARQGWLVAGTVGCPGPEISLSSEIPITNCLEFLWDRPTLLVLGNEGSGLSREVQASCQLLLSIRPGRQLPPGLESLNVSVAAGILLHSICSQRTGFPVEGKREQPLQGPQGPSASSEVPRVAQHPGLSSG; this is encoded by the exons ATGGCACTGCTCTCGGCCGTCGGGGGCGCGACCTGGCATTGCTGCGGCCGCCTCCTCACGCGTCCTTTCTCCCAAGCGTCGGGGCGTGGGGAGCGGCCTGGCGGGGAGGAGCTAAGCCGCCTGCTCCTGGATGACCTGGCGCCGACTCCGCGGCCGGCCGGGGGGCTGGAGCTTCTGTTTGGCTTGTCCCCGTGTCTCCTGGCTCTGCGGGCCGCCCGCCGACGCGTGGCCCGGCTCCTGCTCCAGGCCGGTAGGTCCAGGCTGCAGGGGGAGCGGGCCGAGCTGCTGCGCGCGGCTGAGGCGCGGGACATCCCGGTTCTGCGGCCCAGTCGGCGGAAGCTGGACGTCCTGTGCCGCTACCAGGTCCACCAGGGCGTCTGCATGGAAGTGAGCCCGCTGCGGTCCCGGCCCTGGGCTGAGGCCGGGGAGGCTCGGCCGGGAGACGAcccccagcagctgtggctcgtcTTCGAGGGGCTACAGGATCCCCGGAATCTTGGGGCCGTGCTGCGCTCCGCTCACTTTCTCGGAGTGGATAAAGTCATCACCAGTCGGAGAAACAG CTGCCCGCTCAGTCCTGTAGTCAGCAAGGCCAGCGCCGGGGCTATGGAGGTGATGGACGTGTTCTCCACTGATGACCTGGCCGGTTTTTTACAG GCCAAAGCCCGGCAGGGCTGGCTCGTGGCTGGCACGGTGGGCTGCCCGGGGCCTGAGATCTCCCTGTCTTCTGAGATCCCCATCACTAATTGCTTGGAGTTCCTCTGGGACCGGCCTACTCTTCTAGTGCTGG GGAACGAGGGCTCTGGTCTGTCCCGGGAGGTGCAGGCCTCCTGCCAGCTTCTCCTTAGCATCCGGCCCGGCCGGCAGCTGCCTCCTGGACTCGAATCTCTAAATGTCTCCGTGGCTGCAG GAATTCTTCTTCACTCCATTTGCAGCCAGAGGACGGGTTTCCCggtggaagggaagagagagcaaCCTCTTCAAGGCCCCCAAGGTCCCTCGGCCTCGTCTGAAGTGCCCAGAGTGGCTCAGCACCCAGGACTGTCCTCGGGATGA